A stretch of Phoenix dactylifera cultivar Barhee BC4 chromosome 16, palm_55x_up_171113_PBpolish2nd_filt_p, whole genome shotgun sequence DNA encodes these proteins:
- the LOC103705718 gene encoding glycosyltransferase BC10-like: MLSNSPFILSFLLLLSLALLFVLGPRILTPKTLPSIPDPDEIDDLALFRRATLSSAGGGAGAGAGLRRRPASPPKIAFLFLTNSDLFFAPLWEKFFAGHGQLMNVYVHADPAARLHHTPTPSFRGRFIPAKATQRASPTLISAARRLLAAALIDDPANAFFALISQHCIPLHSFRFVYHALLADPGSSSLSSSGRLRRRHRSFIEILANTSLLWDRYNARGKNVMLPEVPFDRFRVGSQFFILARRHAVLVVRDRRLWNKFRNPCLKSMKDSCYPEEHYFPTLLDMQDPDGCTRYTLTRVNWTGSVGGHPHTYRPPEVSGDLIQELRKSNSSYSYLFARKFSPDCLDPLLEIADTVIFRD; encoded by the coding sequence ATGCTCTCCAATTCGCCGTTTATTCTGTCGTTTCTTCTTTTGTTATCGCTTGccctcctcttcgttcttggCCCCCGGATTCTGACCCCAAAGACGCTTCCGAGCATCCCGGATCCCGACGAGATCGACGATCTCGCCCTCTTCCGCCGCGCCACCCTATCCTCCGCGGGAGGCGGTGCGGGCGCTGGCGCCGGACTCCGCCGACGGCCGGCGTCGCCGCCCAAGATCGCGTTCCTCTTCCTCACCAACTCCGACCTCTTCTTCGCCCCCTTGTGGGAGAAGTTCTTCGCCGGCCACGGGCAGCTGATGAACGTCTACGTCCACGCCGACCCCGCCGCCCGCCTCCACCACACGCCGACGCCTTCTTTCCGCGGGCGGTTCATCCCGGCCAAGGCCACCCAGCGCGCCTCCCCGACCCTCATCTCCGCCGCCCGCCGCCTCCTCGCGGCGGCGCTCATCGACGACCCCGCCAACGCCTTCTTCGCCCTCATCTCCCAGCACTGCATCCCCCTCCACTCGTTCCGCTTCGTCTACCACGCACTCCTCGCCGACCCcggctcctcctccctctcctccagcggccgcctccgccgccgccaccgcaGCTTCATCGAAATCCTCGCCAACACCTCCCTGCTCTGGGACCGCTACAACGCCCGCGGCAAGAACGTGATGCTGCCGGAGGTCCCTTTCGACCGCTTCCGCGTGGGCTCCCAATTCTTCATCCTCGCGCGGCGCCACGCCGTGCTCGTCGTCCGCGACCGTCGCCTCTGGAACAAGTTCCGCAATCCGTGCCTCAAATCCATGAAGGATTCCTGCTACCCGGAGGAGCATTACTTCCCTACCCTTCTCGACATGCAAGACCCCGATGGCTGCACTCGCTACACCCTCACTCGTGTCAATTGGACCGGCAGCGTCGGCGGCCACCCGCACACTTATCGCCCGCCGGAGGTCTCCGGCGATCTCATCCAGGAGCTGAGGAAGTCCAATTCCTCCTATTCCTACCTCTTCGCCCGCAAGTTCTCGCCCGACTGCCTCGATCCCCTGCTCGAGATCGCCGACACCGTCATCTTCCGAGATTAG